In Megalobrama amblycephala isolate DHTTF-2021 linkage group LG21, ASM1881202v1, whole genome shotgun sequence, the genomic stretch TATGGTAATAAAATTatactatttatatatacagtcaaaccaaaatttattcagacaccttgaacatttcattcattaatacagtttattcactagtttaaaaaatggtaataaaatatgacaagatctcagagttaaactgtgtcaggaaaaaaaaaatcttatttatgtcagataacacttaagcaaaacatggtcaggtcaaagtgtctgaataatttttggttccaaatttttatccattttactggtagtccactgtatgaagaatttttgggtataatatgtcacagtttactttattttgctatcctcacttacacaaatgaactatagtgtcctgcacccactagtaaaaatatattatatattatataatatattatattgactgtgtgtgtgtgtgtgtgtgtgtgtgtatgtgtgtgtatatatatatatatatatatatatatatatatatatatatatatatatatacagtgttggggtaacgcattacaagtaacttgagttacgtaatcagattactttttcaagtaactagtaaagtaacgcattactttttcaatttacaacaaaatatctaagttactttttcaaataagtaacgcaagttactttttcacatttattgactgacatgttGACCCCATGTTGAGAGGAATACAGTGCAGAGAtattgtgtgtgctgtgtaagcaatgatggttattgtagttttagactaaatgtgaacatgcatttactcatctcacttgcacgaaatcattcagtattcctcaaaatgaataaaaacagtgaaatgcaatctcagaatttttgcaaacctgtaataattaactatattaaattacacaaatatactttatgtatttaatctcaattattaaccaatgtctttgctgctgaccttcaattcaaccatactaataagcaaaaaatactttagattagatttagaaataagaactagaacttccttctcctgtatcttattcttcttaaatccagaacggcagcacatctgaaagatttgtttgagctgcgccctctactgtacaggtgtaaatatgcttttccttcagcctaaggctcattgatttcacttttggtgtgaaagggcctttttgccaaaaatagaatgtttttgttgttattaaaaaacaaacaaacaagcaagcccagccctggtgagaaaaagtaacgcaaaagtaaagtaacgcattacttttcataaaaagtaacgaagtaacgcaattagttacttttttagggagtaacgcaatattgtaatgcattacttttaaaagtaactttccccaacactgtatatatatatatatatatatatatatatatataatgtttaatatttccCCCACTTTTTGatcaatatacactactgttaaaaaaatgtagggtcattataataataataaaaaaaaaatcattcatttagcaaggatgcattaaattgatcaaaagtgaaagtaaagacatttataacgttacaaaaaaattagttcaaacaaatgctgttcttttggacTTTGTAGTcatcaaaaaatctttaaaaaaaaaaatcactgtttccacaaaaatatgaagcaacaCTGTAGCAAGCAACTGttgcaactgttttcaacatgaaaattcagctttgatcacaggaataaattacattgtaaaataaattaaaatagaaaaaaagttattttaaattgtaataatattttacaacattactgattttcttgtatttttgatcaaataaatcttAGTGAGCATGAAAGACTTTtgaaaaatcttacagaccccaaacatttgaatggcagtaaatctatatattataataaaaattatttaaatttctctctctctctgtgtgtatatatatatatatatatatatatatatatatatatatatatatatatatatatatatatatatatatatatatatatatatatatatatatatatacacagttgcaagaaaaagtatgtgaaccccttgcagaatctgtgaaaatgagaattattttaataaaataagagggataataaaaaaatgcatgttattttttgtttagtactgtcctgagtaagatattttacataaaagatgtttgcatttagttcacaagacaaaacaatagctgaatttattaaaatgaccccattcataagtatgtgaaccattggttctcaatactgtgtgtggttacctgatgatccacgactgtttttatgttttgtgatggttgttcatgagtctcttgtttgtcctgagcagttaaactgagctctgttcttcagaaaaatcctccagctcctgcagattcatcagtttgcaagcatttttgcatcattttcacagattctgcaaggggttcacatactttttcatgccactgtatatgtatatgtatgtgtatatgtatatgtatatgtatgtgtgtatatatatatatatatatatatatatatatatatattattatttttttcatctgaATCATTTTAAGAACACTTGTTCAAAAGAATAATTCCTTTACGAATCAGATATCCCTGTCTTTATACTCTGTCTTGTCTTTGTGCAGCTTCCAGTACCCATCGCGATATTCATCCTGATGTATCGTGAGCGGTTGTTCACATGCGGCTCAGACCCCAGTCGACGTTTACTAGATGGAGATGTGCTAGCGATGAAAACCTGGGGAACCACAGGTCTGACAGAAGACGCTGGACATCAGAAAGAGACTTCCAGAAGTAAGATTGTGAACCTGCCGGCACTTCTGCACCTCTGACATTGATGAAATAATTACCATGTTGGATCAGACATGAATGCCATATACACAAGTGCATGCAAGTCAGAAATAGAGCCAAACATGCCGTTAGATGTGCATATCAGGCAGAAAGGATGTTGTTGTAATCTTCCCGCTGTACATTCAAGCTCTTCTGTCTCTGCAGGCCATATAAACTTGTTCAGCTGCTGTCTCCTTGGCAACGCGCACGGCTTTCCGTCGTCTTTCTTTGGGATCCATATCCTTGGGGGTCTGGTGCTCTTCTTTTCTGACGGTATAGTGGTAAGCAGGATTAGCAGGATTTCAGCTCTGTAATTTAAGAGCATTTGCTTAATTACTTGAACTCATGTATTATTTAATCTCACGCTCCTCAGGGCTCATACACAGGCTTTGTGTACACATACGCAGTGGAGCCCCCTATGAATCTACCTCACAAGACCGCCGGCTACTTGACGTGCGTCTTCTGGGCGGCTATTACCGCCGGCCGCCTGTCCGCCATACCTCTGTCTTACTACTTTAAACCTGTCCGATTGCTCGTCGTCAATCAGGTGTGTAACTTTGATTTGGTTTTAAAGCCAATTttattgaaattatttttaaaaatatggaaATTATTGTTGCTAAGTCACTCATAATTCTAACacagtttggggtctgtaagatttttttaacgtttttgaaagaagtctcttatgctcaccagagctgcatttgtttgatcacaaatacagtaaaaacaggaatactgtgaaatattattacaatttaaaataactgttttctaaaatgtaatttattcctgtgatcaaagctgaattttcagcgtcattactccagtcttcagtgtcacatgatccttcagaaatcatcctaatatgatgatttgctgctcaaggaacatttattattattatcttatattattattattgtctttactgtctcttttgatcgatttatgtgtccttgctgaataaaagtattaatttctttcttactccagatttttgaatagtagtgtatcatggtttccacaaaaatattaagcagaaaaataaaaaacaaaatgctaataagaaatcatcatattagaatgatttctgaaggatcatgtgacactgaagactggagcaatgatgctgaaaattcagctttgatcgcatgaataaataacattttaatatatatttaaatagaaaacagttattttaaattgtaataatttttcacaatattactgtttttattgtatttttgatcaaataaacgcagtcgtggtgagcataagagacctttgcaaaaacatttaaaaaattattttttccaaacttttgaatgatacaCATGTGTAATTGTGAAaattaacagaaataaagtaataGGCtcatagtaaattaataaaatatttaattttatgtttaatgtaattatttaatgtaatataaagaattttttttttttttagtcattatttttatagtgtttttttttttctttgcagttTTGATCATTAGTACACACAGTATTATAATGAAAGCGGTgtagaaatgtgatgcaaattTCATTCTTATGGGATGTTCTGTGAAACTTGTCTGATTTGGCAACAGTAACCAAGGGGGCGGAGCTTAGCGAAGCATGATTTATCAGTCCATTACAATCTCTCCTTAGTCTCTTGTTAAATCCAACAGCCCATAAAAGTGGTTAACACAATCAAAAAAGAAAGGTGTGTCACCCACGATGTACCAAGGGAAACAGTGGACAGGAACAACAAACATCCTTATTCTGCATCCTGCTCTGCCCTGTCCATTTGCCAGTTGGGACATTTGTTTATCTGGTGTGTCTGAGGCTCCTTTGTTATTTCGTGCTTTTATTTGCGCCAAAAGTTTATGATGGTGAGCCGCCCAATTTCCGTTCCTCTGCAGATAAAGCAAAGGTGTTCACCTCAAATAACAAAGGCTTCATTGCTGGTGCGTGTCCAAATGCAAATCTTCTCCCTTCTGTTCTGTTGTAGGTGGGTGTGATAGTCACACTACTTCTGCTGCTGATCTTCTCCAACAGTAGTGTGTTCCTCTTCGTCGGCACCTGCTGTCTCGGCCTATTTATAAGCAGCATTTTCCCCTGCATGCTAGCGCTCACTGAAGACATCCTGGAGTACAAAGGTATTGCGACAGATGGACCGCCGCTGTCTCCGGCATTGTTAAATCACTTTTTTATCTATGGCTTTCATTGATTTGACAGTAGCCATTGGTGGTTTTGCAGTTCAGTATTTACTCAAGGTTTACCGCTGAGACCAAGACAACAGGAGCCGCCCTGTTTAATTCTTTCCGCTGTTGGCCTTTGGCTTTACGGGAAGGTTCGGCCTGACAGGTCTTATGTCTTACAGCGGAGACGATCCTTTTTAAACCCAGTGGTCAAAGCCTCTGGGAGgaattatttcaaaataaatggcTAATTGCTGAGCGCCCTCTGTACGCCGCAACTTTGGGGGTTGGTTGGGGTAGAGCGATTAAaagtatcattaaaaatatcctgcaGATCTGGACCTGAAGTGAACTGACTAGTTGCAGCTGTAGCAGATGTTGAAATGCATATGAATCCAAAGGCAGGATGGACCACTTGAAGAAAAAGGAATGGGAGAAATCCCATCGCTGCTTTGAGCTAAAAGAGCCAATCAGATTTTTGATAGAGACATCATCAGTGTGTTAAATGGACCTGCCTTAAAAATGCAGTGTGAGTTTGcatagggctgcatgattaaatgaaataaaaccgAAAGTGCAATATTGcaataatcaaattaaatttaattaaatgcacTGTGTGTTTGAGGGTTATTTTGTACAGAGCCCCACAcctgacatgcaggaaaaaagtaaattgtgtgcacaagaTTACCTTGTtacctcaatttgctaaatcatacgCACGATTTACTGATTCGTTCTCTTGATTTGCTACATCGCGTGCGCGATTTACTGATTCGTTCTCTTGATTTGCTACATCGCGTGcgcaatttactaattcgttcgcttgatttactaaatcgtgtgcacgatttattatttctttccctcgatttactacaAACTCGATTcccaaaaagttgggacactgtacaaattgtgaataaaaaaggaatgcaataatttacaaatctcataaacttatattttattcacaatagaatatagataacatatcaaatgttgaaagtgagacattttgaaatgtcatgccaaatattggctcattttggatttcatgagagctacacattccaaaaaagttgggacaggtagcaataagaggccggaaaagttaaatatacatataaggaacatctggaggaccaatttgcaacttattcggtcaattggcaacatgattgggtataaaaagagcctctcagagtggcagtgtctctcagaagtcaagatgggcagaggatcaccaattcccccaatgctgcggcgaaaaatagtggagcaatatcagaaaggagtttctcagagaaaaattgcaaagagtttgaagttatcatcatctacagtgcataatatcatccaaagattcagagaatctggaacaatctctgtgcgtaagggtcaaggccggaaaaccatactggatgcccgtgatcttcgggtcCTTAGACGGCAccgcatcacatacaggaatgctactgtaaaggaaatcacaacatgggctcaggaatacttccagaaaacattgtcggtgaacacaatccagcgtgccattcgccgttgccggctaaaactatataggtaaaaaaaaaaaacatgatacaGAAGCGCAgccgttttctctgggccaaggcttatttaaaatggactgtggcaaagtggaaaactgttctgtggtcagacgaatcaaaatttgaagttctttttggaaaactgggacgtcatgtcatctggactaaagaggacaaggacaacccaagttgttatcagcgctcagttcagaagcctgcatctctgatggtatggggttgcatgagtgcgtgtggcatgggcagcttacacatctggaaaggcaccatcaatgctgaaaggtatatccaagttctagaacaacatatgctcccatccatacgtcgtctctttcagggaagaccttgcattttccaacatgacaatgccagagcacatactgcatcaattacaacatcatggctgcgtagaagaaggatccgggtactgaaatggccagcctgcagtccagatctttcacccatagaaaacatttggcgcatcataaagaggaagatgcgacaaagaagacctaagacagttgagcaactagaatcctgtattagacaagaatgggacaacactCCTATTTCTAAACTTCAGCaactcctcagtccccagacgtttgcagactgttataaaaagaagaggggatgccacacagtggtaaacggccttgtcccaacttttttgagatgtgttaatgccatgaaatttaaaatcaacatatttttcccttaaaatgatacattttctcagtttaaacatttgatatgtcatctatgttgtattctgaataaaatattgaaatttgaaacttccacatcattgcattctgttttttattcacaatttgtacagtgtcccaacttttttggaatcgggtttgtaaatcatgcgcacggtttactatttcattccctcgattttgCATATCATGCAcaggatttactattttgttccctcaatttgctaaatcatgcgcacgatttactttTTGTTCCCCGGATCGTTTTGGCAATGTTGTCGTCTGTacacaaaaaaagcaaatgaaaaacttttcagtttttaatacaTCATTGTCAAGTAAAAAATACCCTAAGTATTTAGTATTGTGCAATtagcattattatattatttttctttattttactgtgaaatattaaaatattaatatttattattttttttaatttattaatattatatttttatttggtaaatattattactatattattaataatatagtaaTTTTGATATATTCAGAAAATCCTCAACCAAATTGTGCATACCTACAGACAAGCACcttttttaaaatcagttttAACATCATTTTGGCTGAAGTTTTGTACAATTGTGATAAAATTTCATTGGCAATTTGAATGTTATTGCAACATACTCTTGACAAAAGCATTGATGTGTTTTTATACTTATTTCCAGGCTGTTGCCAAGAAGGCCACAGATGAAAACCTGAGctcattattttgtttcatCTTCAGGTTGTGCCACCACGGTCCTGGTGACCAGTGCAGGGATGGGGGAGATGTTACTCCAGGTGCTCGTGGGTTCGGTAGGTCTGACTTGCATCACATTGGGAACTGAACCCATGTCCTTGCCGTTGCTAGTGCCATGATGCTCCACCAGTTGAGCTAAAAGTAAACCTGCTTTTGTAATTGTGTTGATTCGAGACTCTTTCCCCCTCAGGTGATGCACAATAAAGGTAGCTTCAGCTTCCTGTTGTGCGGAATGATCTTCAGCTGCCTCGGATTCACGTTCTTCATTTTGCTGTTCTTCGTCCAGCAAAATCACAAAAACTTCACAGAAGGTGCGTTGACTCTCTGAATACACATAACCAGGCTCAAACTGAATCCGTGGACTTTTTCtaatgcatttggcagatgcttttattcaaagcaaCTTGCGTGTTCACTGGGAGTTGAACCTGAccttggcattgatggttccatgctCTGCCAGTTGAATAAAACTAGTCTTGTCAGCTAAAACCAATGCTGTTTGGCTCATGGATGGGCATctttggtcctggagggccactgtcctgcagagtttagctccaaccctaatcaaacacacctgatccagctaatcaagaaaactacaggcaggtgagtttttatcagggttggagctaaactctgcaagacagtggccctccaggactgaagtcGCCCATCCCTGGTTTGGCTTATCAGATAACACCTCTTACCATTCATTTGCAAGATGCAGAGGTCACCTTCTAACATATCTTCTCAATTTTTCGCACAGTTTTACCCAATAACTCCTGTACGGAAAGACTTGAGCAAAATGGGATCAAGACCTGTTCTGCTGCGGTGCTGAACTCATGGGATGTGTCAGAGCAGAAAGCATCCATCGATCCATAACAACAGAGATGATggatgaaaataacgacaggaGCAAAGGGACAGTGGTGTCGTTGACTCAGGGACATTCTCATCGCTAATGGGACAGAACCAACTTATCCAACAATCGTGCAAatcaaaaaaaaagtgttaaaagaTCTTGAACTAAaggtttatttttgtatttaaatatttttgatgaattgaTCTTGTGTATAAATGTCAGTCTAATCATGCTTGATGGCTGCAAtgtcatttgaatgaatgaatgaatgaatgaatgaatgaggcatttatatagcgctttcatatgtactactgtgcacccaaagcgctttacaagcATGATTGATAAGGGCCAatggagggaatttggccaggacaccggggttacacccctactctttacgagaagtgccatgggatttttaatgaccacagagagtcaggacctccaTTTGATATGTGCAATACAATAATATAGGTACgttg encodes the following:
- the mfsd4aa gene encoding major facilitator superfamily domain-containing protein 4A → MKHLLNERICALFRSNWQHTFTYWSVFFSFGLCVAFLGPTILDLRCQTQSTLQEITLVFFSQQFFLFIGSTIGGFFSKTLVSSLSALALSTLIISVVFAIIPLCHKLLLLAFALAVSGLAMGIIDTISNLQLVKIYQKDSTVFLQALHFFVGLGALVSPLIADPFLSETSCVIGNSSANATSLTHLRNKLTGRSVHNVSSVPLHTEGEVVTNVSYAFWIMAIINLPVPIAIFILMYRERLFTCGSDPSRRLLDGDVLAMKTWGTTGLTEDAGHQKETSRSHINLFSCCLLGNAHGFPSSFFGIHILGGLVLFFSDGIVGSYTGFVYTYAVEPPMNLPHKTAGYLTCVFWAAITAGRLSAIPLSYYFKPVRLLVVNQVGVIVTLLLLLIFSNSSVFLFVGTCCLGLFISSIFPCMLALTEDILEYKGCATTVLVTSAGMGEMLLQVLVGSVMHNKGSFSFLLCGMIFSCLGFTFFILLFFVQQNHKNFTEVLPNNSCTERLEQNGIKTCSAAVLNSWDVSEQKASIDP